From the Bos indicus x Bos taurus breed Angus x Brahman F1 hybrid chromosome 27, Bos_hybrid_MaternalHap_v2.0, whole genome shotgun sequence genome, one window contains:
- the ANKRD37 gene encoding ankyrin repeat domain-containing protein 37, which translates to MLLLDCNPEVDSLKHLLETGASVNAPPDPCEQSPVHLAAGGGLACFLLWQLQTGADLNQQDVFGEAPLHKAARVGSMECLSLLVASDAQIDLCNKNGQTAEDLAWSCGFPECAKFLTTIKCMQTIKSREQPNKDHCVQVLRLKRSFGSEEYTSGKRKC; encoded by the exons ATGCTGCTGCTCGATTGCAACCCAGAG GTGGATAGTCTGAAGCATCTGCTGGAGACCGGGGCCTCCGTCAACGCACCCCCGGATCCCTGTGAGCAGTCGCCCGTCCACTTGGCTGCAGGTGGCGGCcttgcttgctttcttctctGGCAGCTGCAGACGGGCGCTGACCTCAACCAGCAG GATGTTTTTGGAGAAGCTCCACTACACAAGGCAGCAAGAGTTGGAAGCATGGAATGCCTCAGTCTGCTTGTAGCCAGTGATGCCCAAATTGA ttTATGTAATAAGAATGGGCAAACAGCTGAAGATCTTGCTTGGTCATGTGGATTTCCAGAATGTGCCAAGTTTCTTACAACAATTAAATGTATGCAGACAATAAAATCAAGGGAACAACCCAATAAAGATCATTGTGTTCAAGTGCTCAGACTGAAACGAAGTTTTGGAAGTGAGGAATATACAAGTGGGAAAAGGAAGTGTTG A